A single genomic interval of Balaenoptera musculus isolate JJ_BM4_2016_0621 chromosome 14, mBalMus1.pri.v3, whole genome shotgun sequence harbors:
- the VPREB3 gene encoding pre-B lymphocyte protein 3 — MACWHLALLLTGILLAASQPTLTQPDTLLVFPGQVAQLSCMLSPRHATVGDYGVSWYQQRAGSAPRLLLHYRSEEDHHRPPDIPDRFSAATDAAHNACILTISPVQPEDAADYYCSVGYIP; from the exons ATGGCCTGTTGGCATCTGGCCCTCCTTCTGACTGGGATCCTCCTGGCAG ccTCCCAGCCAACCCTGACCCAGCCGGACACACTGCTGGTCTTCCCAGGCCAAGTGGCCCAACTCTCCTGCATGCTCAGCCCCCGCCATGCCACCGTCGGGGACTACGGCGTGTCTTGGTATCAGCAGCGGGCAGGCAGCGCCCCCCGCTTGCTCCTCCACTACCGCTCAGAGGAGGACCACCACCGCCCCCCTGACATCCCTGACCGCTTCTCGGCAGCCACGGATGCAGCCCATAATGCCTGCATCCTGACCATCAGCCCCGTGCAGCCTGAAGACGCCGCAGATTATTACTGCTCCGTGGGCTACATACCCTAG
- the C14H22orf15 gene encoding uncharacterized protein C22orf15 homolog: MFITVTSGAGCWELVKPWCSLVILITHLRQRGQVPLDATIALLAEDGHLVNLGEGLEEGPSPAPSVGSPLLQERGTYVLVQIIKCKRGAPTCYESLLEKLDERCPDLAEELRWLSGLPPLGDGWRRRAGTLHGHQEQGPPSRPRRVGFLLSGTH; the protein is encoded by the exons ATGTTTATCACGGTGACGTCTGGAG CTGGCTGCTGGGAGCTGGTGAAACCCTGGTGCAGCCTGGTGATCCTCATCACCCACCTGAGGCAGAGGGGGCAGGTGCCCCTGGATg CGACCATCGCCCTCCTGGCTGAGGACGGGCACCTGGTGAACCTGGGTGAGGGACTGGAAGAGGGGCCTTCCCCGGCGCCCTCCGTGGGCAGCCCCCTGCTGCAGGAGCGTGGGACCTATGTCCTAGTGCAGATCATCA AGTGCAAGCGTGGGGCCCCCACCTGCTATGAGTCCCTCCTGGAGAAACTGGATGAGCGGTGTCCAGACCTGGCAG AGGAGCTGCGCTGGCTGTCGGGCCTGCCCCCCCTGGGCGATGGCTGGAGAAGGCGCGCCGGCACTCTGCATGGCCACCAGGAGCAAGGCCCTCCTTCACGGCCCCGAAGGGTGGGCTTCCTGCTGTCTGGGACCCACTAG
- the CHCHD10 gene encoding coiled-coil-helix-coiled-coil-helix domain-containing protein 10, mitochondrial: protein MPRGSRSMAARPASRNAAPSAHPPAHPPPSAVAPAPAPSGQPGLMAQMATTAAGVAVGSAVGHVVGSALTGALSGGSSEPAQAAAQQAPARAAPQPLQMGPCAYEIRQFLDCSTAQSDLTLCEGFSEALKQCKYNHGLSSLP, encoded by the exons ATGCCCCGGGGGAGCCGTAGCATGGCCGCCCGGCCAGCAAG CCGCAACGCCGCGCCCTCTGCCCACCCGCCCGCGCACCCGCCGCCCTCGGCCGtggccccggcccccgccccgtcGGGCCAGCCCGGCCTGATGGCGCAGATGGCGACCACGGCCGCAGGAGTGGCCGTGGGCTCGGCTGTGGGACACGTCGTGGGCAGCGCCCTGACCGGAGCCTTGAGCGGGGGGAGCTCAGAGCCCGCCCAGGCTGCTGCCCAGCAG GCCCCGGCCCGCGCTGCCCCGCAGCCCCTGCAGATGGGGCCCTGCGCCTATGAGATCAGGCAGTTCCTGGACTGCTCCACCGCTCAGAGCGACCTGAccctgtgcgagggcttcagcGAGGCCCTGAAGCAATGCAAGTACAACCACG GTCTGAGCTCCCTGCCCTGA